One part of the Anguilla anguilla isolate fAngAng1 chromosome 11, fAngAng1.pri, whole genome shotgun sequence genome encodes these proteins:
- the LOC118208319 gene encoding lens fiber major intrinsic protein-like, translating into MWEFRSMLFWRAVFAEFYGTMFFVFFGMGAALRWTTAPHNVLYVAFCFGLAAATLIQSMGHISGGHINPAVTFAYLIGSQMSLFRAVFYIAAQMLGALAGAAVLYGVTPNNMRGTMGLNTVQPGISQGMATTMEIFLTLQLVVCIFAVTDERRNGRMGSAALSIGFSVMLGHLLGMYYTGAGMNPARSFAPAVLVRNFVNHWVYWVGPMIGGAMGALLYDFMLFPRMRGLSERLATLKGSRPPERENQQDTRGEPSELKTQAL; encoded by the exons ATGTGGGAGTTCCGGTCCATGCTGTTTTGGCGGGCGGTCTTCGCCGAGTTCTACGGCACCATGTTCTTCGTGTTCTTCGGGATGGGCGCGGCCCTCCGCTGGACAACCGCCCCTCACAACGTCCTGTACGTGGCCTTCTGCTTCGGGCTGGCGGCCGCCACGCTCATCCAGTCCATGGGCCACATCAGCGGCGGCCACATCAACCCGGCCGTCACCTTCGCCTACCTGATCGGCTCGCAGATGTCCCTGTTCCGCGCCGTCTTCTACATCGCGGCGCAGATGCTGGGCGCCCTGGCCGGGGCCGCTGTGCTCTACGGGGTCACGCCGAACAACATGCGGGGAACCATGGGCCTTAATACG GTGCAGCCTGGGATCAGCCAGGGAATGGCCACCACCATGGAGATCTTCCTCACCCTGCAGCTCGTCGTCTGCATCTTCGCCGTGACGGACGAGAGGCGCAACGGGCGCATGGGCTCCGCCGCCCTCTCCATCGGGTTCTCCGTCATGCTGGGTCACCTGCTtggg ATGTACTACACTGGAGCCGGAATGAATCCCGCCAGATCATTCGCTCCCGCCGTGCTCGTTAGAAACTTTGTCAACCACTGG gtctACTGGGTGGGGCCCATGATTGGAGGAGCCATGGGGGCGTTGCTGTATGACTTCATGCTGTTCCCGCGCATGCGCGGTCTGTCCGAGAGACTGGCCACCCTGAAGGGGAGCCGcccccctgagagagagaaccagcAGGACACCCGGGGCGAGCCATCCGAGCTCAAGACCCAGGCCCTGTAA
- the stat6 gene encoding signal transducer and activator of transcription 6 isoform X1 produces MAQWKQLQLQLQCLSHQHLNELYPPTFPMDVRCYLASWIEEQCWDEIIDSPDQDARALGLLEQIISLLQRISQDSSNVVEKMRLQQISRNMNVYRSQPLQLVKTVQNTLNKERILLNHVLPTFSPSTSQASYSPAPSPLPSVPLGSGRADGAWGSQTDLGNRDVDMLVLKVLEIQQCRQEIHQMQEDLNWERANFESLQVSLASNMSNGLDANSSEQIKKLQSRIQQLEFNGQEISKKRLQLLREAVDCLEHCQARLLQRIKSWRREQHLASIGAPFDDNLGPLQTWCEQLLGVNVKLRQEIILVGRDCPGGEPITELQERLGLLLQTLIQSSLMVDKQPPQVIKTQSKFSTTVRYLLGEKVTPGKPVLLKAQIITEMQARSLGQLGSIPTENVGELINNSAILEHNTSTKSTCATFRNMSIKKIKRADRRGSESVTEEKFALLFSSEISITGCDMPCCMQVISLPIVVIVHGSQDNNALATIIWDCAFSEPDRVPFVVPERVPWKQMCLTLDSKFRLEVQTQRSLDPYNQHFLAQKIFDKPDISGDFSNMLVSWAQFNKEVLPGRSFTFWQWFDGVMELTKKHLKSYWSDKLIFGFIGKQQLHLILQDRPDGTFLLRFSDSEIGGITIAYVSSCENRGRRIQNIQPFTKRDLEIRCLGDRIRDIEFITHVYPDSPKNDVFKKYYTDDPQPYNSGYIPISIQTKVAAGETSSPTSSAAEIPQDPTSRLSYPANALYSTMNQQGNGVFSPSQQFQTPYPTDIDVSGVPYHNPLSISPLHDMAQGNTPTTDDMELDEIFATGIYEMP; encoded by the exons ATGGCGCAGTGGAAACagttgcagctgcagctgcagtgccTGTCCCACCAGCACCTGAATGAGCTCtacccccccaccttccccatGGATGTCCGCTGCTACCTGGCTTCCTGGATCGAGGAACAGTGCTG ggatgAGATCATCGACAGTCCGGATCAGGATGCTCGGGCGTTGGGGTTGTTGGAGCAGATCATCTCTCTCCTGCAGAGAATCTCACAGGACAGCAGCAATGTGGTGGAGAAGATGCGGCtgcagcagatctccaggaacatg AATGTCTACCGATCTCAGCCACTTCAGCTGGTGAAGACGGTCCAGAACACCCTAAACAAAGAGAGAATCCTGCTCAACCAT GTACTCCCCActttctccccctccacctcacaGGCGTCATactctcccgccccctcccctctcccgaGCGTGCCCCTGGGGTCTGGGCGGGCCGATGGGGCCTGGGGATCCCAGACAGATCTAGGGAACAGGGACGTGGACATGTTGGTGCTCAAAGTGCTGGAGATACAGCAGTGCAGACAGGAGATCCACCAGATGCAGGAGGACCTGAACTGGGAAAGAGCTAACTTTGAGTCCCTGCAGG TTTCCTTGGCGTCCAACATGAGCAACGGTCTGGACGCCAATTCATCAGAACAAATCAAGAAACTCCAGAGCCGCATTCAGCAACTGGAGTTTAACGGGCAGGAAATTTCCAAG AAGCGCCTGCAGCTCCTGCGGGAGGCGGTGGACTGCCTGGAACACTGCCAGGCTCGCCTCCTCCAGCGGATAAAGTCCTGGAGGAGGGAGCAGCACCTGGCCTCCATTGGGGCCCCTTTCGACGATAACCTGGGGCCCCTGCAGACCTG gtgTGAGCAGTTACTTGGCGTGAATGTTAAACTCAGACAGGAAATTATTCTTGTGGGGCGGGACTGTCCAGGCggggagccaatcacagagctgcaggagagGCTCGGTCTTCTGCTCCAGACACTAATCCAGAG CTCCCTGATGGTGGACAAGCAGCCCCCGCAGGTGATAAAGACGCAGTCCAAGTTCTCCACCACCGTGCGCTACCTGCTGGGGGAGAAGGTGACCCCAGGGAAGCCCGTTCTGCTCAAGGCCCAGATCATCACCGAGATGCAGGCCCGGAGCCTGGGCCAGCTGGGCTCCATCCCCAC GGAAAACGTTGGCGAGCTGATCAACAACTCGGCCATCTTGGAACACAACACGTCCACCAAGAGCACTTGCGCCACCTTCAGGAACATG TCCATAAAAAAGATTAAGAGGGCGGACAGGAGGGGATCGGAGTCGGTGACAGAAGAGAAGTTTGCGCTccttttttccagtgaaatcAGTATCACGGGGTGTGACATGCCCTGCTGCATGCAG GTGATCTCTCTTCCCATCGTTGTGATCGTTCACGGTAGCCAAGACAACAACGCTCTGGCCACAATCATATGGGATTGTGCCTTCTCTGAACCA GACCGGGTACCGTTCGTGGTCCCTGAGCGGGTGCCCTGGAAGCAGATGTGTCTGACCCTGGACAGTAAGTTCCGGTTAGAGGTGCAGACGCAGCGCAGCCTGGACCCCTACAACCAGCACTTCCTCGCACAGAAGATCTTCGACAAGCCCGACATCTCCGGAGACTTCAGCAACATGCTGGTGTCCTGGGCCCAGTTCAATAAG GAAGTGTTGCCAGGGCGTTCATTCACCTTCtggcagtggtttgatggtgtgATGGAGCTCACCAAGAAACACCTGAAGAGCTACTGGAGTGATAA gctAATTTTCGGCTTCATCGGGAAGCAGCAGCTGCACCTCATCCTGCAGGACCGCCCAGACGGAACCTTCCTTCTCCGCTTCAGTGACTCAGAGATCGGGGGGATCACCATCGCCTACGTCTCCTCCTGCGAGA ACAGAGGCAGGAGAATACAGAACATCCAGCCCTTCACCAAAAGGGACCTGGAGATCCGTTGCCTGGGCGACCGCATCCGGGACATCGAGTTCATCACGCACGTGTACCCGGACTCGCCCAAAAACGACGTGTTCAAGAAGTATTACACAG ACGACCCTCAGCCTTACAACAGCGGCTACATCCCCATCTCCATCCAGACCAAGGTGGCGGCAGG GGAGACCTCGTCCCCCACGTCTTCAGCGGCGGAGATCCCACAGGACCCCACGAGCAGGCTCAGTTACCCCGCAAACGCTCTGTATTCCACCAT GAACCAGCAAGGTAACGGAGTCTTCAGCCCAAG CCAGCAGTTCCAGACCCCCTACCCCACGGACATCGACGTTTCAGGGGTGCCCTACCACAACCCTCTCAGCATCAGTCCTCTACATGACAT ggCACAGGGTAACACTCCCACAACCGACGACATGGAGCTGGACGAGATATTCGCCACAGGGATATACGAAATGCCATAG
- the stat6 gene encoding signal transducer and activator of transcription 6 isoform X2: MAQWKQLQLQLQCLSHQHLNELYPPTFPMDVRCYLASWIEEQCWDEIIDSPDQDARALGLLEQIISLLQRISQDSSNVVEKMRLQQISRNMNVYRSQPLQLVKTVQNTLNKERILLNHASYSPAPSPLPSVPLGSGRADGAWGSQTDLGNRDVDMLVLKVLEIQQCRQEIHQMQEDLNWERANFESLQVSLASNMSNGLDANSSEQIKKLQSRIQQLEFNGQEISKKRLQLLREAVDCLEHCQARLLQRIKSWRREQHLASIGAPFDDNLGPLQTWCEQLLGVNVKLRQEIILVGRDCPGGEPITELQERLGLLLQTLIQSSLMVDKQPPQVIKTQSKFSTTVRYLLGEKVTPGKPVLLKAQIITEMQARSLGQLGSIPTENVGELINNSAILEHNTSTKSTCATFRNMSIKKIKRADRRGSESVTEEKFALLFSSEISITGCDMPCCMQVISLPIVVIVHGSQDNNALATIIWDCAFSEPDRVPFVVPERVPWKQMCLTLDSKFRLEVQTQRSLDPYNQHFLAQKIFDKPDISGDFSNMLVSWAQFNKEVLPGRSFTFWQWFDGVMELTKKHLKSYWSDKLIFGFIGKQQLHLILQDRPDGTFLLRFSDSEIGGITIAYVSSCENRGRRIQNIQPFTKRDLEIRCLGDRIRDIEFITHVYPDSPKNDVFKKYYTDDPQPYNSGYIPISIQTKVAAGETSSPTSSAAEIPQDPTSRLSYPANALYSTMNQQGNGVFSPSQQFQTPYPTDIDVSGVPYHNPLSISPLHDMAQGNTPTTDDMELDEIFATGIYEMP, from the exons ATGGCGCAGTGGAAACagttgcagctgcagctgcagtgccTGTCCCACCAGCACCTGAATGAGCTCtacccccccaccttccccatGGATGTCCGCTGCTACCTGGCTTCCTGGATCGAGGAACAGTGCTG ggatgAGATCATCGACAGTCCGGATCAGGATGCTCGGGCGTTGGGGTTGTTGGAGCAGATCATCTCTCTCCTGCAGAGAATCTCACAGGACAGCAGCAATGTGGTGGAGAAGATGCGGCtgcagcagatctccaggaacatg AATGTCTACCGATCTCAGCCACTTCAGCTGGTGAAGACGGTCCAGAACACCCTAAACAAAGAGAGAATCCTGCTCAACCAT GCGTCATactctcccgccccctcccctctcccgaGCGTGCCCCTGGGGTCTGGGCGGGCCGATGGGGCCTGGGGATCCCAGACAGATCTAGGGAACAGGGACGTGGACATGTTGGTGCTCAAAGTGCTGGAGATACAGCAGTGCAGACAGGAGATCCACCAGATGCAGGAGGACCTGAACTGGGAAAGAGCTAACTTTGAGTCCCTGCAGG TTTCCTTGGCGTCCAACATGAGCAACGGTCTGGACGCCAATTCATCAGAACAAATCAAGAAACTCCAGAGCCGCATTCAGCAACTGGAGTTTAACGGGCAGGAAATTTCCAAG AAGCGCCTGCAGCTCCTGCGGGAGGCGGTGGACTGCCTGGAACACTGCCAGGCTCGCCTCCTCCAGCGGATAAAGTCCTGGAGGAGGGAGCAGCACCTGGCCTCCATTGGGGCCCCTTTCGACGATAACCTGGGGCCCCTGCAGACCTG gtgTGAGCAGTTACTTGGCGTGAATGTTAAACTCAGACAGGAAATTATTCTTGTGGGGCGGGACTGTCCAGGCggggagccaatcacagagctgcaggagagGCTCGGTCTTCTGCTCCAGACACTAATCCAGAG CTCCCTGATGGTGGACAAGCAGCCCCCGCAGGTGATAAAGACGCAGTCCAAGTTCTCCACCACCGTGCGCTACCTGCTGGGGGAGAAGGTGACCCCAGGGAAGCCCGTTCTGCTCAAGGCCCAGATCATCACCGAGATGCAGGCCCGGAGCCTGGGCCAGCTGGGCTCCATCCCCAC GGAAAACGTTGGCGAGCTGATCAACAACTCGGCCATCTTGGAACACAACACGTCCACCAAGAGCACTTGCGCCACCTTCAGGAACATG TCCATAAAAAAGATTAAGAGGGCGGACAGGAGGGGATCGGAGTCGGTGACAGAAGAGAAGTTTGCGCTccttttttccagtgaaatcAGTATCACGGGGTGTGACATGCCCTGCTGCATGCAG GTGATCTCTCTTCCCATCGTTGTGATCGTTCACGGTAGCCAAGACAACAACGCTCTGGCCACAATCATATGGGATTGTGCCTTCTCTGAACCA GACCGGGTACCGTTCGTGGTCCCTGAGCGGGTGCCCTGGAAGCAGATGTGTCTGACCCTGGACAGTAAGTTCCGGTTAGAGGTGCAGACGCAGCGCAGCCTGGACCCCTACAACCAGCACTTCCTCGCACAGAAGATCTTCGACAAGCCCGACATCTCCGGAGACTTCAGCAACATGCTGGTGTCCTGGGCCCAGTTCAATAAG GAAGTGTTGCCAGGGCGTTCATTCACCTTCtggcagtggtttgatggtgtgATGGAGCTCACCAAGAAACACCTGAAGAGCTACTGGAGTGATAA gctAATTTTCGGCTTCATCGGGAAGCAGCAGCTGCACCTCATCCTGCAGGACCGCCCAGACGGAACCTTCCTTCTCCGCTTCAGTGACTCAGAGATCGGGGGGATCACCATCGCCTACGTCTCCTCCTGCGAGA ACAGAGGCAGGAGAATACAGAACATCCAGCCCTTCACCAAAAGGGACCTGGAGATCCGTTGCCTGGGCGACCGCATCCGGGACATCGAGTTCATCACGCACGTGTACCCGGACTCGCCCAAAAACGACGTGTTCAAGAAGTATTACACAG ACGACCCTCAGCCTTACAACAGCGGCTACATCCCCATCTCCATCCAGACCAAGGTGGCGGCAGG GGAGACCTCGTCCCCCACGTCTTCAGCGGCGGAGATCCCACAGGACCCCACGAGCAGGCTCAGTTACCCCGCAAACGCTCTGTATTCCACCAT GAACCAGCAAGGTAACGGAGTCTTCAGCCCAAG CCAGCAGTTCCAGACCCCCTACCCCACGGACATCGACGTTTCAGGGGTGCCCTACCACAACCCTCTCAGCATCAGTCCTCTACATGACAT ggCACAGGGTAACACTCCCACAACCGACGACATGGAGCTGGACGAGATATTCGCCACAGGGATATACGAAATGCCATAG